Genomic segment of Colletotrichum destructivum chromosome 5, complete sequence:
GGATGGATATTGGGGGCCAGGGAGCTGCCAAGTCCGAAGACGTCACGGCTCCCTCAAGAGGCTCCTATCCATCACCAGCATCGGATGCACATCGCGGACAACGTACTAGCCGTTTGTCCGGCGTCAGGAGGAccgtgacgccggcgtcgaccttGCCGACGGTCAGAGAGACGAGCATCGTAAGCTGTGCTGACTGGTGTTGATTGCGTGCGTTAAGCGTAGTATGTCGTGCACGTCTCTCCGTCTTGTGCCAGGCGTTCAATTGCACTGGTAACTCaatcgccgaggtcgtcgtccgtACACCAGAGATCGTAGGTCCGGCTCGCAATGGGTTTCAAATGGCTGAAGGGCGATGGTGAATGTTTGTGTGTGGTTATGCGAGACACATATGCTGGTTTAGCAGAGGTGCAACGCCAGTCACAGTTGATTACCAGGTTAGCAGCTCCAAACGTCTCGGGTGGCAGCTCTGCGCTAGCGATGTGATTCGTCGCCAGCAGCTCTGGAATACCTGAGCCCAGGAAACTACCTACCGTCCTACTCGAAGAGGGTGATTAGGTACGTACCTCGACCCGTGCTTCACCACCTACCTCTCGGCTCTAGGTACCTTATTGACAGCGTTATTGATCGCCTTTGTCTCCTGTCAAGTCTGCCAAACAACTTTTTGGAAAACTTATAAGGACGAGCTTTTTGTGAAGCACCGTCGATCGATTAACGTTTGATGATCCGCTGCCCAGATGGGGCGGCTGCGATCAACCACACAAACATCTCCACCATCTGGCGAGATGTTAAAAGAGAGAGTGATACATGTTCTTGGTGAATATATTGGGGGTATCATAGGTATATCGTTACACGGCAGTAAAGCGTTCTATCCGTGGTTTCAAGGCTGCCGGCGCCTCCTTGTGCCGCGTAACTGCCCGCCCGTCAACAATGGCTCCGTTTCAGAGCCAACTCAACCCTCAAAAACTGCGTCCATTTTTCTCTGCCTTGCGTTTCCTCTCATCTAGCCTCTTCGGCCCCATCTCACCcctgtttttctttttcttttccttctccatctGCACCTTTTCGAGCATGCGGATGAACTCGTCCACGGCGGCGTCAGTCGCAGCCCGCAAGTCCTTTCTCGGCAGCCTCTTGACAATATCTCTGGGAGTCTTAGCAACGCAGGTTATCGTCCCTCGCAGATCGCCGCGGAGGGTGGTGCCCATTCCCGTCTCGCTCTTGGGATCGATTAGCCGTCCCTGGGCGTCATAGCCCCGGTCCTTCAGGGCGGCGTGGAGCGCGAGCTTTATGTGGTACTTGGCCATGCTCCTGACGGCCGGCGTGTCGATGGCAGTGATACCGTAGAACCAAAGCCACAGCGGTTTGTTCTTCTTATGCTCCTCATAATAGTGTCTCATCAAAACCGACTTTGGATGCTGATACTTGGTCTCCATAAAATAGGCAGTATCGTACACCCTCATGACGTGTCGCTTCGACACCTTGAACCCGATCAGGGGGCGCGCAGCATCTATAGCGGGTACAAGGCGTACCGTCTTTAGGTCGTTGGCGGGTATCCCGATATCGAGCACGTCGAAGATCTCCTTCCACTGCTGTGACAGTTGCGccttctcgaggtcggcaaTGCTCCTAGGTTGATCGAGGTCGGGCATTTGGAGCGATTCGGAGATCGGAGCTGCGGTCTGCTCTACGACTTTGCGCTTTGAGCTGGAGTACCGGGCCGGGGATGGTAGGAAAATGCTGCGCAGCGGCAGCTGACGGAGGATGCGAGTCACATGTTGAAGTCGCACCGGGATCATCGCGATGTTATTGTTGGCGGTGGCCGGCGAGCAGTCATACCTCGTCGGCAACGGACTGACAACAGGGGCCAGTATCAAAGATGTTGCATCCTAGTTGCTGGAGTGATAGGGGAGGAAGCTCTCCTGTACTGGCTTAGGTAAGGATTCCTCGAGGCCCAAATGCTTTGCATCAGTTTTGTGGCTCATGTCCCATTTTGTTCATTGGATGACGCCAGCTAAGCCACACCTTTGTGCCCTTAGTACATCATCTCCGTTCACGACACCGCATGTCACATAATCCTGTTGCTGCTACCTCCGACAGGAACatggccccccccccccccccccccccacttgACTCATACCGGTACCACATTCTGCGCAAAAAAAGCCAGCCTCATTCGCCCCTCATACCAACCCACATAAGCGTAGCAAAACGGGTCCCCCTGTTCCATCCATTAGATCACTGCCCTGCACAGCAGAAGCCCAACGCCCATTTTGCGCTCGCGCACAATAAAGCCCCGTCAACATCACCGCCcactctccttctcttctccccttcccactCCGACACTTCGTCTTccaccaccccctcctccatcaaATACCGCTGAGAACCGGAATTCTCACGAGTAGCCAAGATGCCCAAGAACAAGGGAAAGGTCAGTCCAGAAGCCATTTCCCATGATCCTCCAAacttttcccccctccgAGCGTGTGGTGCGAAAaaccacccctccccctgctTAGTCGGGGGACCCGCAAAGAACCCCGCCCCCTCCTTGCTATTGCTTGGAAACATGGCGTACATCtgtggtgatgatgatgctgtcaATGATATCTGGAGACGTGATGGTGTTGATTCAGAGGACTAACAACCACACAGGGAGGAAAGAACCGCAGACGTGGCAAGAACGAGTCCGACCACGAGAAGCGTGAACTCACCTTCAAGGAAGATGGCCAAGGTCAGTCCCACCACCCATTCCTAGATCACGAAgcgaaagaaagaaaaatcTAGGCGATTTCCCACCACTACTCCATCCCCGCCCGTCCCCCTCCAAACACCAAAGCTGACTAGCTATTTCTTTTCCGAAACAGAATACGCTCAGGTCGTAAAGATGCTTGGCAacggccgcctcgaggcccagTGCTTTGACGGCGTTAAGCGCCTCGCGAACATCCGTGGCAAGCTTCGCAAGAAGGTCTGGATCAACCAGGGCGACATCATCTTGCTGTCCCTGCGCGAGTACCAGGACGACAAGGGCGACGTCATCCTCAAGtacaccgccgacgaggctcGCTCTCTCAAGGCTTACGGCGAGCTGCCCGAGTCCGCAAAGATCAACGAGACGGACACGTACGGTGCCGATGGAGACGGCGACTGCAACTTCgagttcgacgacgaccgcgATTCGGAGGAGTCTGGAGATGAGGCCGCTGGTGGTGCCGGTGGCAAGAAGGACGTcgatatcgacgacatttAAACCGTGTCGTCTTCATTGTCACTCGTCCTTTCCTCCATCTCTCGCGTCTGTGTCGAGAAA
This window contains:
- a CDS encoding Putative translation initiation factor 1A (eIF-1A), RNA-binding domain, S1, IF1 type — protein: MPKNKGKGGKNRRRGKNESDHEKRELTFKEDGQEYAQVVKMLGNGRLEAQCFDGVKRLANIRGKLRKKVWINQGDIILLSLREYQDDKGDVILKYTADEARSLKAYGELPESAKINETDTYGADGDGDCNFEFDDDRDSEESGDEAAGGAGGKKDVDIDDI